The DNA region CACCGCTCGCGGCGCAGACCGTAATGACCGCCAGGTCGGAAATCGCCAGCATGTTGCGGCTTTCGGAGGTGAAATTCGCGCCACCCGGCGTATCGAGAATATTGAGGCGCACTTTATCCCAATCGACACTGGCCAGACCGGTGCTGATGGACGCGGTTTTCGCGATTTCCTCCGGCTCCCAGTCCATGATCGTGTTGCCGTCCTCGACCTTGCCCAGGCGGGTCGTGGCCTTGCCGTCGAACAACATCGCTTCGGCCAGGCTGGTTTTCCCGCTGCCGCCATGACCGAATAATCCCACATTACGGATTTTGCCGGATTCGATAACCTTCATGAACGACTCCTGATGGATCCAGAATTTGACAACATATTGATTATATGGCTTTTTTCCGCATCTCGCCCGAATTGCCGAGGGAAACGGAAGAGGAAAAGTAGTCTAGGTAAATGGAAAAATCAAGTCCCACCGCTACGCCGGACGATTCAATCGATACAACAGGCGCAAGCCTTCCAGCGTCAGGTCCGGATCGACCTTTTCGATCGTCGTGGAATAGGGGGAAATCAGTTCCGCCAGGCCGCCGGTCGCCATGGTGTAAACCTTGCCGCCCAGTTCGTCCCAAATGCGATGCACCATGCCGTCGACCAGGCCGACGTACCCGTAAACGATGCCGCTTTGCATCGATTCGATGGTGTTTTTGCCGATCACTTGCCGAGGCGCGGCCAACTCGATGCGCGGCAGTTTGCTGGCGCGGAAAAACAAGGCGTCCATGCTGATAACCATGCCCGGAGAAATCACGCCGCCCAGGTATTCTCCCTTGGCGCTGACGACGTCGAAGGTCGTCGCCGTGCCGAAATCGATGACGATCAGGGCGCCTTTCACTTGATGGTAGGCGGCCACCGCGTTGACGATGCGGTCCGCGCCGACTTCTTTCGGGTTGTCGTAGAGGATGGGCATCGCGGTTTTGATCCCGGGGCTGACGACGACCGCCTTGCAATTGAAGAGCTTTTGCATCACCAGTTCGAAACAGCGCGAGAGCGGCGGCACGACGCAGGAGATGATCGCGCCGTTGATTTGCTGAGGATTGAGCTTTTCCGCCGCCAACAGGCTGCGGATCAAAATCGCGTATTCGTCCGCGGTTTTTTGTTTCTTGGTTTCGACGCGCCAGCAAGCGCGAACCGTTTCGTCGGCGAAAATGCCGAAAACGATATTGGTGTTGCCGATATCCACCGCGAAAAGCATGGTTCAATCTCCCTGCAAAAAAACGTCCCCGCAAGTGACCAATCGCCGCTGTCCGCCGGTTTCGACGATCAGGTTGCCGAAATCG from Myxococcales bacterium includes:
- a CDS encoding type III pantothenate kinase, which translates into the protein MLFAVDIGNTNIVFGIFADETVRACWRVETKKQKTADEYAILIRSLLAAEKLNPQQINGAIISCVVPPLSRCFELVMQKLFNCKAVVVSPGIKTAMPILYDNPKEVGADRIVNAVAAYHQVKGALIVIDFGTATTFDVVSAKGEYLGGVISPGMVISMDALFFRASKLPRIELAAPRQVIGKNTIESMQSGIVYGYVGLVDGMVHRIWDELGGKVYTMATGGLAELISPYSTTIEKVDPDLTLEGLRLLYRLNRPA